From the Lathyrus oleraceus cultivar Zhongwan6 chromosome 3, CAAS_Psat_ZW6_1.0, whole genome shotgun sequence genome, the window ATCTAAAACTGGTGGCCTTCACTGATAGTGATTATGCAGGTGACTTAGACGATCGAAGAAGCACTTCTGAATTTGTGTTTAAATTGGGAGTGAGAGCTATTTCTTGGGCCTCAAAGAAATAGCCGGTTGTCGCTCTCTCCACCACGGAGGCAGAATACATGGCAGCAGCTTTATGTGCGTGTCAATGTGTTTGGCTTAGAAGAGTGTTGGAAAAGATTGAAGTCGAGGAAAAAACAGCAACTATGATCATGTGCGACAATAGTTCTACTATACAACTATCCAAAAATCCAGTGTTTCACGGAAAAAGTAAACATATCGATGTGAAATTCCACTTTCTTAGGGACTTAGTAAACAACGGAGTTATCAAGTTGAGCTATTGTGCTTCTGAGAATCAAACTGCGGACATTATGACGAAGCCATTGAAATTGGAACAATTTGAAAAGCTTCGTGGGATGCTTGGAGTTACGGATATTAATGAAGTAAGCTAAGTTCAGATGAATTAGCTTAAGGGAGGGATTGTTAGgaagtttattattattaaaatattagCTGTAATTTGTTTGTTTAGAAATTCCTAGTTTTTAGGAAAGACATATTATTTATGAAGAATAGGGTTTGTTTCTTTTTGATTATTACCACGTTTCAAGTTTGTTAGCAGTAAATTTTGTTTTGCTTGTAAGACTATTTATAAGCCCTATTCTCTTAATGAATAATTATCCCTTCCAGCTATTTGTTATTCTAAAACTAACAACTATACATTTTCACCAATCATAGATTGAATCAATTCAGGGTTGGAATTTGCGTAAGCAAAATAAATGCATCACAAAGACAATGGTGCAAATTTTGAAGTATTTGAATGCTTCTTTTGAAACTGTAAACATATTGGATAATGATATGGTGCGCCAGGGACTTAAGGAGTATAACTGTTGGATAATGTTGTTAACATGTGTAACTTGTTTCTCTGTTAGATTACATGTTCATATATTGCTTCCTTGTATTTGATTCATAAAAGTTGAAAAGATAAAAACAAGAAGTTGTTTTGTagctttcatatgtttactacATGCTGCAATTATTGACTACATAAGAATCACTTATAAAGTTTATATTTTTTTAACATAAGTTATAAGATCATCAAACTTTATCATTACAACTGCCACTTGATTTCTTGAAAATTATTGTCTTAATCTCACATTGTTTTTTTACTACAGAGGCATATAAGAATGGAGAATTATAGGAACTGGTAGAGAAGCCAATGTCTCATTGAATGGACAATTATAGCGCTAGTTACCGCTGCAAATTTTTCCAAATAAATCATTTTCTGGCTTTTGTAATACCTTCATGTTTTGAATAACTACCACAAGATTATTGGTTCAATTCAATAAAATAAGCATAAAGTTACTCAGCATATCATCATAACATACAAAATCCACGAAAGAACAAAAACTGAAAATTAAATTATGTTCTAAAGAACTCTTGATTCACATAAGTAATTCCTGCATAAAAAAAGTTCAGTGTCACTTTCCTTTACAAAAAATACAACACCGGCTATACAAGATTTAATAAAATGTATATGAACACCAAAGAATATCTGACGATGATGACAATTATCAAATAATACCAAACAAAACAGAGGTCCGAATCAACATGCCTTGTGCACATACAATAGCTTTTGATGCAGAAATATTCGGCTATGGTTTTTGAAGAGATCCGTGCAACATATTCTCCCACTTGCAAATATTTTACAGTCATTAACTCCCTTTGATTAGTTCTCAATTATGATTCTACTCCCATTTAATCATACATGACTACATCCATGTCAGTAAAAATCATGGAATGGTCTGATGATTGTGCATCGATAATGACTATCTCTGATGCAGAGGTACATATGCTAAGTTCCATTGCTTTTTATTTGAGAAAAGTGATTAGATGATGAAGATTGGAGCAAAGATTGTGCATCTAACAATCTCTCCCTTAATACATCATTATATTCATACAAATCTTTGAGATTCTTCTGAACATTAGACATATCCATTTATGAACTTTAAAacataaaagaaaaaagaagcaTAAGCTAGAAATTTATAGTTCTTGAATTTGCTACAAATTAGCTATGATTTTAGCTACATATTAGCTACTAATATTTATGGATTCAAGTATAATGTTGACCTTAGCCACATGGTATTTCATGTCAACATCTTTGCCATGTTGGCACTGCCACGTACAAGCCCAATCATCAAAAAATTCCACGTGACAATGCCACATCAGCTTCTGTTAAAGGATGTTGACATAAGGGACCAAAAATGTGAACGAAAAATATTAGGAGACCATTCTTCAAAGGAAATTTTTTGAGGGATTAAAAGTAAAATTTTTCATATTTAAAGGGACAAAAACTTATTCGACCATATATTTAACATgtaaatattataaataaaagaAACATTAGTCCAGTGGTTAAGAATCTTACTTAATAAGTTTAGATACTAAGTTTGAATTCCATTGATAGCAAAAACTAGAATTTTTTCAATGTTTTATTATCCAAAATAACAAGATTATATTTTATCCTATGATATGTAACGTGAGCGACTTTTGATTTAATCCCCTCtaataaaaaaatggaaaaaataaaaataaaacacatgccatgtggaattaaaaaaaaacacgtgaaatttttttaaattattttttacTATTTGCTAACGTggattttaaaaaaatattaaaaaattaaattaaattacaCATATACAAACCACGTAATCAAATAGTGCATCCAAAGTCataaaaagataaataatatAAGAGGAACATACCCATATGcgtttttttttaaaataaccatttttttcaattaaaattctaaaatagtttttttttcaaaatatttacTGAAATAACCATCTTTCATCAAACATGCGTCAGTTGGACTGGCGCATCTATTTTATCATTAAACAGAGGTGCCAATGATATGGTCGCATGTATGCAGTGAAGCCAATGCAATTAGTGCATGCATAAATACATCATGTGTATGCGTCAATGCATGTGGCGGAGACTCTCTCTCTATATTTTTTTAACTTTATATTTTATAgttataaataattaaatttaaaaGGTAAATGAcaaataattattaatattataatataaagtTAAAATACATAACAATTGACCAGAAAATCAATGACTCGCCTGATTGAAACGCCCCCATGTTCCACATTCCGGTGCGTTAGCCTGCCTTTGAGGTATCAtacgattttcctgaggtgtttggggtctttgagtgctgacatgatgtAATGGTGGCTAGTGTGAAAGTCTGGTGGAAGGTTCAGCTATATTTGACTgatttgtcatcatttctcccCAATAACTGGGGATGTTGGCGCCAACGGTGCTGCCGTAAttgagttcggtgcccatgttgtcgtagttgggtcaTTATGGTTGAGATTGATTGTGGATGATATGGTTGCCCGAATTAGgacattgaatcattttggaaacgaagcaatgaTTCATGTGATGTATTAAAATCAAACAATGATTGAGTGTTTTGGCGACAGGATGTTTGGATGTTCAAAAGTGGGGGGCTACAATGGCATGTGGTTGAATCGAATGAATCATTCGGGCTATAGAAAAATGTGGTGGTTGCGTATGGTTGTTAGTGGTTAGGGTTTGGTTCCTGGTTTTGAGTTTGAGTGTGTGGCATGAATTGCTTGTGAGGTTAGGTGTTTGGTGCttgggtgtatatggtagggtgatggtgtgaggttggtcattgtgtttgggtgggttgacattgttcttaGGCGGGGATTTGTTATTGGGTGTTTGATGACGAAGCTCGTTGGTGTAGATCAATAaaataccttggctcagacacaaacTGTGGAGTTGTAACCGACATAAACCATGCCATATAATATTGAGTTAGTCTAGCACCGTGTATGACTGGTTtgtttaagatgtgttgtcgttgattcctccaatgacgacacatcttttttgcgaagtctctccagtcagaataatcccattgcccatcgactctttgttgatgCCAATCTTCCAAATacgtcggaggttctggaatttgttgttgtATGCCAAACTGCAGTTTACACAGTCTAGTGGTAATGGCATGTTCCACCGactcttctgggcgtatcaaccatgcatcaaaggttttgctttCTGTAAACCGATTATACAAATTGTTGGTATATACTTGTATGGGAAATATAAAGGAACACCACTGATGGCAGTGACACAAGATGACAACAAtaacatttttccaatcgcctttgcaCTAATTGAAGGAGAGACTGTTGGGGAatgaagttttttcctaaaaaatctccgattgcacgtttCTCCTCAGCCTAACTCATGTTTAATCTTAGATAGACACCCTTCAATAGTGAGTGcctacaaaaacattgataatggttGGCAGGATCCTCATTCGACGCATGTCTACTACTttagacatatcgctcaaaatttcatgcgggagatcaaagacaaaacattgcagaagaaggttgtcaatgtagggtatgcattaacaaaactttctttcaaacactaccgtgGAGACATCAGATTTTCAAACGCAGATGCAGTAAGGTGGATCGACAATACTCCATTGGAGAtgtggactagggcatacgatAATGGTCAACGATGACGCCATATGACAACAAATCTTATGGAATCAATAaactttgtcttcaaaggcatctaAAACCTACCTATAATCGCTTTAGTGCAAGCAACCTATTTTAGGCTAGAAGCGCTGTTTGAGatcagacgttccaaatggagttcagtgttacaataTGGACAGTTGTttagtgatgcttcaatgaaattcattaaagaGAAAGCTGCCAAAGataacacacatgtggtcacaATGTTTGACTGTACCAAGGGTTGGTACAATATTTCTAAGTcaatggatcacaatgaaggcataTCGAGAGGACACTatcgagtggaactagatagaggttggtgcgactgcggaaagttccaagcctttcaTATGCCCTGCTCCCCTGTCATATCGtcatgttcaaaggttcgacgaGATCCTTCTAACTTACTATCCGACgtttacaaaattagcttttcAATGGTAGCAAAAGAGCATTACTGGTCtgcatatcaaggggacattctctAGCACAATGAAATAATACGAAGAAAGAAAAATGGTCGCCCAAACAACACCCGTATTCGAACtgaaatggatacgacgaacaaaatggttagattatgtagttcatgtcgccAACCCGACCATAATCGTACTAACTATCCCGGTGTTGGAACAAacacaacaagataattttaattgtaactcttttgctttacattaaaaacaacattcatttcatatgataaacaaatcaaatacaataattaaacaacaacgcaagatactagaacaaataaaataacatcacaaataaatacaataaataaaataacatcacaaacacaatacataaacaacataactaggcgattacaaccatcaaaacaattttgtgaGAAGTATACATCATCATGTGAACGCCTCTGTGAGTTTTAATATTGATCCATAAACAAACTTTTCCATTTCAGTTGAACGTCATATCAAGCTATTGAATTCTTCTGATCCTTTCACCATCTGCAATGTCTCCATCTAACCAACAGTTCAAGATCCTACTAAGATGTTCGAACGTATCTACATTCTAAAGTCGGATCTTCATCGGAGGCTGCactgctgaaaagattaaatcgacatttctcttgtgaatatatgGACACAAGTATGAATATGCAgacattttaaagaaaattgaaggagattgaaggaAAATGGAAGGAGAGGGTAAAAAGTTGTATGAAAAATTATGGAAGGAAAATGATGTATTTATAATAGAGTGGTGGAGCAGTAGCAACCTGCATTGACGCATACATAGAAGCACTATGCCTGCACCATTACATGTGGTGCCTTCACAAGACCTACACATGCATGCGCCATTGCATGTGGTGCCTTCACATGCATGCGTCATTGCATGTGGCGCCGATGAATACAATTTTCAATGGATGTGCTTATATCATTGGCGCCTATGTCCAATAAAAAATAAGTGCGTCAGTCCAACAAACGCATGCTTAATGAAATGtgattattttgataaatatttttttaaaaaaattattttagaattttaattaaaaaaatagttatttaaaaaaaaaatcccaTATACGGATGTATGTCTGTCATGTAATTctcttaattttatttttttctctGAAATCTATTGGCTGTTGGATTCGAGTTCGGACGGGTAGAGTCAGGCAGGACACGGCTGCGAAGAGCAACAGTGAGTTTAGCAAACTAGGAGCAGCTACTCACCAGTAGTCTGCCCATGGAGGTATCAGTCTCAGATGACGACGATCAAGTTATACTCGTTTGCACTAACCCTAATGATCCAATTCAAACAACACAGATTATCAACCAAGAGATTCTCCTTTCAACCACCGATATCCTCTGTTCCGATTTAACATCATTTCTCACTTTTCGTACTATCAAAATTCAAGCACATCGCAATAGGTTCGTCACTTCCTTCCTTTTCTCTCTATATGTATATTCACTGTGCTTCGTTCTGCCGCCGAAGTTGCCTGTGAATGAGTTAGTTTTGTAGAACTGATTCTTGTAATTAAAAGTTGGATCAACATTTACATTTTAGTAAAATTATAATTTGAAGTCTGAAAATTTTGTAGACAAAATTCTTAACGGCACACAAGTTGGAATTTCTAGTGTTTGGCTTTGAGCTGACAGAAATTGATTTTGAATCAACTTATATTGGTTAAATGTGAGCTGAATGTGAATTAAATGTGTTTGGTTCTGCAGGGAAAATATTGATCATGATTGAATTGATTATGTAAAATTGATTCCGGTTAAAAGTGAATTGAATATAAAAAGATTTAGGGAAAATTCGTGTGAATTTCAGCAAAAATTATGTTTAGACTCAAAAACTACAAATCTTAACATGTGTTTGGTTCTACGGACAAAAAATTGATTTTATGTGAATCGCTTATGTAAAATTGATTCTAGCTAAAAGTGAGTTGAAGGTAAAGTGATTTATGTATGGAGAAATTCTTGCAAAAGTGACTTGAATAGTAACTTTTAATGGAAAAGTCATTTAAACTCAAAAGCTACGAATCTTAGCTTTAAGTCTGGAAAGCAGAATTAATTCTACTCGAGGGCAATTAAACATGTCAAAATCAATTCTACACATCAAGAATCAATTCTAAGTGTGCTTATACCATGAAACCAAACACATACATCGTTTCTAGCAGAATCAATTCTAGAAAGCATAATCAATTCTACTTGTGAACAACCAAACATGTCAAAATCAATTATACACATCGATAATCAATTCCAAGTGCTCCAAATGTGAAACTAAACATACACTTAACCTGTGTTTGGTTCGGCGTTGAGATATATCTTCTCGCGTCCCTAGGCATGAAATATGTGAAAACATAGATAGAAGCTGAAAATGAAAATGCTAGCTTTTGAAAAAACGTGCTACTGGAGGTAAAAAATGCAGATACAAACATGCATTTAATTCTTGAGGCAAAATCAATTATTTTGAATCATCTTTGGAGTCGAAAAAGTACAAATCTTAGCTTAATGAATCAATTTGGAAAGCAAAATCAATTATTCTGAAAAATATTCAAACATGTCAAAATCAATTTTGCACTCTAGAATCAATTTTGACTACTcattgtttttgttttgtttaccACAGGCTCATTGAGCAATCTTTGTATTTTCGAGGCCTCCTCAGCGGAAGCTTCAGGTATGACGACTTGTAGATTTTCTTTCTCTGTTTTTTTTAAACAGTCATTCTGTTCAAAATGAATTCACGAGATTGCATAACATGCTTATTAATATTACTTGTGTAGAGAATCATGCTTGGGCTCTATCACTATCAACTGGAATCTGTCTGTGTTTATGCAAATTCTTAAGCATATGTGTGGCTTTCCATTGGATATTACTACTGAAAATATCCTCCCTCTTTATGAGGTACATGGTTGGTTCACATTTATGTATCCGGCTTTTTCTTTATTCTAATCAAATGCTGTTCGCACATAAGAAGCTGTCACATTGATCTGGAAATTCATAAATTTAGTGTTCtgaatttttcttcttttatttgAGGACATTAAATTCACAATGGGTAATGTGGTTGGTCTTTCTCTGGTATGTCTCAGGGTGCACTTTATTTTGGAGTAGAGACACTTCTCTTAAAGTGTGAGACTTGGTTTTCTGAGGTATTCTCGCCAAAAGGCTTTCGACTAATGCAGATACAAATGGAGGATTTGATCCAAATTTGGAAATTTAGCTTGGATCATGGTACAAGTTTATTATTTTACGTTTTATGTAAAAAAACGATTGTCTTGCAACTTCAGTTGGGATTTTTTGTTAACTTTTGGCTATAACATTACAATGTTCATTCTAACtatattttaattcattttgCAGCAAGTGATTTCATTCTTCACTTATGTATCAGCTACCTAGCAAGAAATTTTGTATGTAATCAACCTCTTTCACCAGAGCTTGAACAATGAAACAATTATGAATTTCTGTTTTTTAAACTAGTTGTTAAATTGTTATTCATGCACAACTATCCTTCTCTGTGTATTAATTTTCATGTTGCCAAACAATCTTTTTattagaaataaaataaaatgtacTTTGTTTATGatttttctctttcttttatAGATGTGGGCAAAGCAGAACAATTTGTTTGGAAAAATTCCATATAACTTGCTGTTATCTTCAGTAAAGCACCCTCATTTGACCGTTGACAGGTTGACATATTATTTATGAATTGGCTTCATTTAATTCTTTGTATTTTATTTTGTGTATGTTTTAGATTATAATGTTATAGTATCTACTATCTTGACAGTGAGATGCATCTTTCTGATGCACTTCTTCTTTGGCTTGAAAGTAACATGGAAAATTTGGAGAGGCTGAGTGAAGCAGAAGACAACTACAATGGAATTTTAAAACAAGTAAAGTTATATGTCTCGTTACTGATATTGAGTTCTTGAATCCATTGTTTAACCGAGACTTGCTTAGGAGTGAAATACGGGCAGAAAGGATCCTATCCTATCAagcctttttctttttcttttcttgcACCTGCTAAACATCAGGGTATCACTGCACCACCATATTACTGAAACCTGACTGTCATCAATGATATGTTATTTATGGGCAAGGGGTAGAGATGGAAAGGGAAAAAAAATTAGAAATTGTGAGATGTTATTAACAAATGATGTTATGATAAGAAAATTACAACCATAGTAATTCTTCTATTTGTTCTAATAATCTTGGTCAAATACTAGTGTAGCAGAATTAGAACAAGCATTAGCCCAATAGCAATATTAACATTAAAATGAGATTCTTAAAACATTACGAATCCTAATATTCATCTGTCTGACAGTTACCACAACACAAGACTTTGGTGAAGTCTGTTTTTTCTTGTCACATGGTTGGATATGACAGGAAGTTTCCCTACTTTTAAAATCGCAATCCTCATAAACTTTGCAGTTAACGGAGCTCTTCATGTGCTAATCTTGGTTCCGTTTATGCTATAGACTCTGTTGTGGTAGATGGATACATCACCTAGGCTCTTACAAAAAACGTCCCCAAAGTTTTTTGCTCATTTTGCATAATTATGCTGATAAAATGTTTCAGCATTGTTCCACATGTATTATATTTTGATCCCCATGATTTAAATGTAATTGTGATGTCTATCTATTTTTAGAAACAAATATAGAATAATCAAGCTCTTTTTATTTTGTTCAAATCTTTCCACTAAATTCTGGCTCTGTCCTCATCAATAGCAAGTTTGCTATGTTTTACCAACTTAACGTGTCATTTATAGTTAAAAACTGTATAACCTTTTATTATTGGTTCTTAACAGATTCGTGTGGACCTTTTGCCTTTGTGGTTTGCTGCAGGTATATCATTTTCTAGAGCTTTTACCTGAAGCATTGAAAGTCTTTATTCTTCATCCAGAAATTCCTAGATGATGTAAGGTAATTTTTGTGTTTAGCAGGAAAAAGAAACTCTTTTTATTTTAGGCAGCTGGCTGAGGAAAGCCTTGGTTCAATTTTCAGAGCACTGAATATTCTACCTATAGGTTCACTTGATATTTCCGGATATAGTGACTTGCAACATCTCAGGATTCGAGTTACAGAATATTCAAAGGTACTTTTTAGTTTAACTACTTGGAAGACActgaattgatttatgcattgTTGTTATGCTTGTTTGATTGATAAGGAGCCTTCAAAGCTTATCAATTAGCATTTAATATTTCTTTCTTTTTGCAGAGAGAATTATTTATTTCCATTCATAAATTAATCATTAAGAACATAAATCTGTGTATGTAGTTAGGTAGAGTGAGAATCCACTTTCTTCAGGAGCAAGTTTAagttctctctctctcacacacacacacattcCACATTATAATGTTTCATAAACATTTAATGCTTCTGTGTAAACATTCCAATTCCATTGCATGCAGAAAATAGACCTTTCCAATTGTCCGCAGTTAACATCTGCAATACTGCTTCTGTCACTCATACCTGCTTCATATTTCATGGATCCAATGCAAAGGAAGATTATAGAACAGTTCTGTATTAGTTCTGGACATCCTATAAGAGAGAATTATGAATTCCCACAAAAACTGTTAGATACCTTAATCTTTGAAGCAGTTCAGGAGGTGGATATCTCAAAGTGTCGAAGACTGCTTATTGAACATGCTGTTGATTACTTCAGCCAGTCCTTTCCTTCCTTAAAAATATTAAAAGCAGGTTATCTATTAAATATATGGACTACTGGTTTCCTTCAGTTATTCGAGAAGTGCTCTTTGGTCAGCGAAATTGACTTGACTGTTGATATTACTCCTCTAATTCCAGCATCAGTTACAATTTTATCCTCTAGTCCTGCTGTGATACCACTGGTACCAGAGAAGACCTCAAGTCTTAAATATAAAGCAGTGGAAACCATGTCATTTCATGAATCTAGACCTCTAATTTCTTATGTTACGAAACTCACATTGGAAGGAAGAACTGATGTCAGTGGTAGGTGTTTTCATGGTGAAAGAATTCATGTAACAGTTTCAatctaaataatatattttttttattatatttttctCTCCTTACAACCAGTAATTTCTTCATATTATCCATGGCAGATTTGAGTCTCCAGTATATCTCCAAATCCTGTGTTTCATTGTGTCACCTGAATATTAAAGGATGTATTCATGTCACTGATATTGGCATATCAGATCTCATCAGCAGATGTAAAAATCTTAATTCGATTGTGGTCTGTGATACTTCATTTGGGATAAATTCAGTTCAAGCTCTTTGCTCAGCTATTTCTGACGATGGCAACTTTCCCTGTTTACACTCTAGAGATAAGCATTTGAATTCTATGGTGTCTAATCTCCAATCTCTGCATATGGGTGGATGCATAGGTAAGTTGTTTTTGCCAAACTTCCGAATGAATGTGTAAAACCCTGCTTCATATAAATTTTTTATAGAAGTTTTTTAATACCTTTAATGACTGTTAATGTATTTAACATTCAGAAGCTATTATGGCATTGCAAAACGTACTTACTTCATTTAGACCATGTTTCGTAAAGATGGTTTAAATAAAACAAAGGAATGATACATGAAAATGGTTTGGCTTACCTAGTTTTGTGTAGTATAGTGAAAAATATAGATTTTGCTGCTGTATATATTTGCTTTTGATAAAATGCGTATTAGTCAAGTAA encodes:
- the LOC127125672 gene encoding BTB/POZ domain-containing protein FBL11 isoform X2, yielding MEVSVSDDDDQVILVCTNPNDPIQTTQIINQEILLSTTDILCSDLTSFLTFRTIKIQAHRNRLIEQSLYFRGLLSGSFRESCLGSITINWNLSVFMQILKHMCGFPLDITTENILPLYEGALYFGVETLLLKCETWFSEVFSPKGFRLMQIQMEDLIQIWKFSLDHASDFILHLCISYLARNFMWAKQNNLFGKIPYNLLLSSVKHPHLTVDSEMHLSDALLLWLESNMENLERLSEAEDNYNGILKQIRVDLLPLWFAAGKRNSFYFRQLAEESLGSIFRALNILPIGSLDISGYSDLQHLRIRVTEYSKKIDLSNCPQLTSAILLLSLIPASYFMDPMQRKIIEQFCISSGHPIRENYEFPQKLLDTLIFEAVQEVDISKCRRLLIEHAVDYFSQSFPSLKILKAGYLLNIWTTGFLQLFEKCSLVSEIDLTVDITPLIPASVTILSSSPAVIPLVPEKTSSLKYKAVETMSFHESRPLISYVTKLTLEGRTDVSDLSLQYISKSCVSLCHLNIKGCIHVTDIGISDLISRCKNLNSIVVCDTSFGINSVQALCSAISDDGNFPCLHSRDKHLNSMVSNLQSLHMGGCIGISELYLQELMSQTQVLKSLCLRGTYLVDQALYNFKGSSLEMLDVSDTKISEAALSYVIHGNPSLKTLKARGCKNLLKGDSSIEKRESRFSSLHEELHAELGKKCKLEELEFGWGFSSFSLSALEPALTSLKTINVGLGGMLGEDALRQLPAICPQLETIILHFQVISDIIVTKLIMTLVELQVLALCYCFGDISMSSFKFPMRNLRKLRLERVTPWMNNDDLVILSQNCRNLVELSLLGCPLLNSDSQQIISHAWPGLVSLHLEECGEITANGVSALLDCRAIEDLLLRHNGPGLQRNFIFHAASEMPLLRKLSLDICDASEGDFDIPNYADRCFLSILKIARCKSQRCAFHLPVPSPGSRRRSVHVETLVLVWNSKNLTRTVVKERL
- the LOC127125672 gene encoding BTB/POZ domain-containing protein FBL11 isoform X3: MEVSVSDDDDQVILVCTNPNDPIQTTQIINQEILLSTTDILCSDLTSFLTFRTIKIQAHRNRLIEQSLYFRGLLSGSFRESCLGSITINWNLSVFMQILKHMCGFPLDITTENILPLYEGALYFGVETLLLKCETWFSEVFSPKGFRLMQIQMEDLIQIWKFSLDHASDFILHLCISYLARNFMWAKQNNLFGKIPYNLLLSSVKHPHLTVDSIYYLDSEMHLSDALLLWLESNMENLERLSEAEDNYNGILKQIRVDLLPLWFAAAGKRNSFYFRQLAEESLGSIFRALNILPIGSLDISGYSDLQHLRIRVTEYSKKIDLSNCPQLTSAILLLSLIPASYFMDPMQRKIIEQFCISSGHPIRENYEFPQKLLDTLIFEAVQEVDISKCRRLLIEHAVDYFSQSFPSLKILKAASVTILSSSPAVIPLVPEKTSSLKYKAVETMSFHESRPLISYVTKLTLEGRTDVSDLSLQYISKSCVSLCHLNIKGCIHVTDIGISDLISRCKNLNSIVVCDTSFGINSVQALCSAISDDGNFPCLHSRDKHLNSMVSNLQSLHMGGCIGISELYLQELMSQTQVLKSLCLRGTYLVDQALYNFKGSSLEMLDVSDTKISEAALSYVIHGNPSLKTLKARGCKNLLKGDSSIEKRESRFSSLHEELHAELGKKCKLEELEFGWGFSSFSLSALEPALTSLKTINVGLGGMLGEDALRQLPAICPQLETIILHFQVISDIIVTKLIMTLVELQVLALCYCFGDISMSSFKFPMRNLRKLRLERVTPWMNNDDLVILSQNCRNLVELSLLGCPLLNSDSQQIISHAWPGLVSLHLEECGEITANGVSALLDCRAIEDLLLRHNGPGLQRNFIFHAASEMPLLRKLSLDICDASEGDFDIPNYADRCFLSILKIARCKSQRCAFHLPVPSPGSRRRSVHVETLVLVWNSKNLTRTVVKERL
- the LOC127125672 gene encoding BTB/POZ domain-containing protein FBL11 isoform X1; translation: MEVSVSDDDDQVILVCTNPNDPIQTTQIINQEILLSTTDILCSDLTSFLTFRTIKIQAHRNRLIEQSLYFRGLLSGSFRESCLGSITINWNLSVFMQILKHMCGFPLDITTENILPLYEGALYFGVETLLLKCETWFSEVFSPKGFRLMQIQMEDLIQIWKFSLDHASDFILHLCISYLARNFMWAKQNNLFGKIPYNLLLSSVKHPHLTVDSIYYLDSEMHLSDALLLWLESNMENLERLSEAEDNYNGILKQIRVDLLPLWFAAAGKRNSFYFRQLAEESLGSIFRALNILPIGSLDISGYSDLQHLRIRVTEYSKKIDLSNCPQLTSAILLLSLIPASYFMDPMQRKIIEQFCISSGHPIRENYEFPQKLLDTLIFEAVQEVDISKCRRLLIEHAVDYFSQSFPSLKILKAGYLLNIWTTGFLQLFEKCSLVSEIDLTVDITPLIPASVTILSSSPAVIPLVPEKTSSLKYKAVETMSFHESRPLISYVTKLTLEGRTDVSDLSLQYISKSCVSLCHLNIKGCIHVTDIGISDLISRCKNLNSIVVCDTSFGINSVQALCSAISDDGNFPCLHSRDKHLNSMVSNLQSLHMGGCIGISELYLQELMSQTQVLKSLCLRGTYLVDQALYNFKGSSLEMLDVSDTKISEAALSYVIHGNPSLKTLKARGCKNLLKGDSSIEKRESRFSSLHEELHAELGKKCKLEELEFGWGFSSFSLSALEPALTSLKTINVGLGGMLGEDALRQLPAICPQLETIILHFQVISDIIVTKLIMTLVELQVLALCYCFGDISMSSFKFPMRNLRKLRLERVTPWMNNDDLVILSQNCRNLVELSLLGCPLLNSDSQQIISHAWPGLVSLHLEECGEITANGVSALLDCRAIEDLLLRHNGPGLQRNFIFHAASEMPLLRKLSLDICDASEGDFDIPNYADRCFLSILKIARCKSQRCAFHLPVPSPGSRRRSVHVETLVLVWNSKNLTRTVVKERL